A single window of Vigna unguiculata cultivar IT97K-499-35 chromosome 1, ASM411807v1, whole genome shotgun sequence DNA harbors:
- the LOC114173590 gene encoding PRA1 family protein F2-like has product MSSTSSSAPHYSSFPSPSSSATTGPYFITRALTSTRAAFATRRPWEEVFALYSFTPPHSITEATMRVKRNVNHFRVNYFMMVLFVLFLSLLWHPLSIIVFLVALVAWFFLYFFRDEPVVVFGSAVDDRTVAAVLATATVVALVFTGVWVNVVASIVVGIALVVLHAAFRSSEDLYMDEHEGYDGGLLSVVAGTPTKRTGGYT; this is encoded by the coding sequence ATGTCATCCACGTCTTCGTCGGCGCCACATTACAGTTCTTTCCCCTCGCCCTCATCATCCGCCACCACTGGTCCTTACTTTATCACACGCGCCCTCACATCCACACGCGCCGCTTTCGCCACGCGCAGACCATGGGAAGAGGTATTCGCGCTCTACTCTTTCACGCCTCCCCACTCCATCACCGAAGCCACCATGCGCGTGAAACGCAACGTCAACCACTTCCGCGTGAACTACTTCATGATGGTGCTGTTTGTTCTCTTTCTCAGCCTCCTCTGGCACCCGCTCTCGATAATCGTGTTTTTGGTGGCGCTCGTCGCTTGGTTCTTTCTCTACTTCTTCCGGGACGAGCCGGTGGTGGTGTTCGGCTCCGCGGTGGACGATAGGACGGTGGCGGCTGTCCTTGCGACGGCGACCGTCGTGGCCTTGGTGTTCACCGGCGTGTGGGTGAACGTGGTGGCTTCGATTGTCGTCGGGATTGCGCTGGTGGTATTGCACGCTGCTTTTAGGAGCAGTGAAGATTTATACATGGATGAACACGAGGGTTACGATGGTGGGTTACTTTCGGTGGTTGCGGGTACCCCTACAAAACGAACGGGAGGGTACACTTAG